The following coding sequences lie in one Atribacterota bacterium genomic window:
- a CDS encoding endonuclease MutS2 encodes MMLAWETLKSFEFDKVQERLSSLFSCLATKEELSVYPSFIPSEITRLLRHAAEFQEMTKFDGDLDLRGLPDLRSILRILRIPGSTLNAENLVQLWRFFVLCGEAVCFFRERKIAEKYVSLWNDYLEKINDFSSLRRKVEKIISPEGYILDTASDTLYQLRRKIKTIDERIEETLSAFLQSSKVGALLQEKMYTVRKDRYVVPVKIQHRHAVDGIVVDYSSSGSTVFIEPKVVSRLNNELELLRHLEQEEIAKILYRITSELRPFIPDMDRTFSSFIHLDLLRAKVKLGETWEGIVPQVGGEELIIQGGRHPLLGEKAVPFDLNLSPTKKILVVSGPNAGGKTVLLKSLALIVSLTFCGIPAPLQTGSIIPFYDDLFVDIGDHQDIENELSTFTSRTRNLAKALQGNCSSVLFLIDELGAGTDPNEGTALAIATLKYLQKKGAMGVVTTHLPVLKYRASQEEGMSVASLAINPDTFEPTYRLVLGEIGASYGIKIAERVGLPKEIIDGAMQLLSAEEVRLNDLIVALTRDKSVLAKMMEENVFKAKELEQRERKIKEKMEDLQKRERALLKEFKKELEGYLNKTKDEVSQIVGRLKREKQLDQEEYERWKKRIEEEKEKVRAIEEAVAEIPSNVMVRFQKGDAVLVDFLNQTGTVISLDERRKSAWVNVAGRKIKVPWESLHKGEVEDAVSRSPNFPRFTTPSIRNEIEIRALTRDEALRKLDQYFDQVILAGFTTVYVIHGKGEGVLRELTHDFLKKHPCVESFRLGYPEEGGLGVTVVTMKS; translated from the coding sequence ATGATGTTGGCTTGGGAAACCTTGAAGAGTTTTGAGTTTGATAAAGTTCAAGAACGTTTGTCTTCTCTTTTTTCCTGCTTGGCGACCAAAGAGGAACTTTCAGTGTACCCTTCGTTTATTCCTTCGGAAATTACTCGCCTTTTGCGTCATGCTGCAGAATTTCAAGAAATGACCAAATTCGATGGAGACCTCGATTTACGAGGATTACCAGATCTCCGTTCCATTCTGAGAATTCTAAGGATTCCTGGCTCTACGCTCAACGCAGAAAACCTTGTCCAGTTGTGGAGATTTTTTGTGCTCTGTGGAGAGGCTGTGTGTTTTTTTAGGGAAAGGAAAATTGCTGAAAAATACGTTTCTCTGTGGAACGATTATCTGGAAAAGATCAACGATTTTAGTTCTCTTCGTAGGAAAGTAGAAAAAATCATTTCCCCTGAGGGATATATTCTGGATACCGCCAGTGATACGCTCTATCAGTTGCGTCGTAAGATAAAAACTATTGACGAGCGTATTGAAGAAACGTTGAGTGCATTTCTGCAGAGTTCTAAAGTGGGTGCGTTGCTTCAGGAAAAGATGTACACCGTCCGGAAAGATCGTTACGTGGTTCCAGTGAAGATTCAACACCGGCATGCTGTGGACGGCATCGTGGTTGACTACTCTTCCAGTGGTTCTACGGTTTTCATCGAACCGAAAGTGGTTTCTCGCCTTAATAATGAATTGGAGTTGTTGAGGCATCTTGAGCAAGAAGAGATTGCCAAAATTCTCTATCGGATTACTTCGGAACTTAGACCTTTTATTCCCGACATGGATCGTACTTTTTCAAGTTTCATTCATCTTGACCTTTTGCGAGCAAAGGTGAAACTGGGGGAAACCTGGGAGGGGATTGTTCCCCAGGTGGGAGGAGAGGAGCTCATCATTCAGGGAGGGAGGCATCCTCTCTTAGGGGAAAAGGCGGTTCCATTTGATTTGAACCTTTCTCCCACCAAAAAGATTCTCGTGGTCAGTGGTCCCAATGCTGGTGGGAAAACAGTCCTTCTGAAAAGTCTGGCTCTAATTGTTTCGCTCACTTTCTGTGGTATTCCGGCTCCCCTCCAGACTGGTTCTATCATTCCCTTTTATGACGATTTATTTGTGGATATTGGTGACCACCAGGATATCGAGAATGAGCTCAGCACGTTTACGTCCCGGACCCGGAATCTTGCCAAAGCACTTCAGGGAAACTGTTCCAGCGTTCTTTTTCTCATTGATGAACTGGGTGCAGGCACTGATCCGAACGAAGGTACGGCTCTGGCCATCGCCACCTTGAAGTACTTGCAAAAAAAGGGAGCGATGGGTGTGGTCACCACCCATTTGCCGGTCTTGAAGTATCGAGCTTCTCAAGAAGAAGGTATGTCTGTCGCTTCTCTGGCTATCAATCCCGATACCTTTGAACCAACCTACCGACTGGTATTGGGAGAAATAGGGGCGAGTTACGGTATTAAAATTGCCGAGCGGGTGGGTCTTCCGAAAGAAATCATCGATGGCGCGATGCAACTTTTGAGTGCTGAGGAAGTTCGATTAAATGACTTAATTGTTGCTTTGACCCGGGACAAAAGTGTTCTCGCTAAAATGATGGAAGAAAACGTTTTCAAAGCGAAGGAGCTGGAGCAAAGGGAACGAAAAATAAAGGAAAAAATGGAAGACCTTCAGAAAAGAGAAAGGGCGCTCCTCAAAGAGTTTAAGAAGGAACTCGAAGGGTATTTAAACAAAACGAAAGATGAAGTATCTCAAATTGTAGGAAGGTTGAAAAGAGAAAAGCAACTGGACCAGGAAGAATATGAACGGTGGAAGAAGCGAATAGAAGAAGAAAAAGAAAAAGTTCGGGCGATAGAAGAAGCCGTGGCAGAGATACCTTCAAATGTGATGGTGCGTTTTCAAAAAGGAGATGCGGTGCTCGTTGATTTCCTGAATCAAACCGGAACCGTTATTTCGCTGGATGAGCGAAGAAAGAGTGCCTGGGTTAATGTGGCGGGAAGAAAAATAAAAGTCCCTTGGGAATCACTGCATAAAGGAGAAGTTGAGGATGCTGTTTCTCGATCCCCCAATTTTCCTCGCTTTACGACCCCTTCAATCAGGAATGAAATTGAGATACGAGCCCTCACCCGAGACGAAGCCTTGCGAAAGCTTGATCAGTACTTTGACCAGGTGATCCTGGCTGGTTTTACTACTGTGTATGTGATTCACGGTAAAGGAGAAGGGGTTTTGCGGGAACTGACCCACGATTTTTTGAAGAAGCACCCGTGTGTCGAGAGTTTTCGCCTGGGTTATCCCGAAGAAGGGGGACTGGGGGTCACAGTGGTCACCATGAAATCGTGA
- a CDS encoding CvpA family protein has translation MTADWYTVFCVFLVLVNVVRSAIRGFSKEFLSFAGLLVGFILGLSYYLLVGDFIGRFLGWNTSWILHLVGFLIIFIPVMVLFSWVGILFRRVFEKLDIVWVDAVLGFLMGIVKGMFWILVITLLLLNFSYLQFLNGYVYQSRFYQDLTLPVIAYLHDWTIRFPQAGFLRAILEKGMVRDDVGLGNLEEF, from the coding sequence TTGACCGCGGATTGGTACACCGTTTTTTGTGTGTTTCTGGTTCTCGTGAATGTGGTGCGCAGTGCTATCCGTGGATTCAGCAAAGAATTTTTAAGCTTTGCTGGACTTTTGGTCGGCTTTATCTTGGGATTGAGCTATTATCTTTTGGTGGGCGATTTTATTGGGCGGTTTTTGGGTTGGAATACCTCCTGGATTCTGCATCTGGTTGGTTTTTTAATCATTTTTATTCCCGTCATGGTGCTTTTTTCCTGGGTGGGAATTTTATTCCGTAGGGTTTTCGAGAAACTTGATATTGTATGGGTTGATGCCGTGCTGGGCTTCTTGATGGGAATTGTGAAGGGAATGTTCTGGATTTTAGTCATTACTCTTCTTCTCCTTAATTTTTCTTATCTTCAGTTTCTCAATGGTTATGTGTACCAATCCCGTTTTTATCAGGACCTGACTCTTCCAGTGATTGCCTATTTGCATGACTGGACCATCAGGTTCCCTCAGGCCGGTTTTCTGCGTGCCATTCTGGAAAAGGGTATGGTCAGAGATGATGTTGGCTTGGGAAACCTTGAAGAGTTTTGA
- the pheT gene encoding phenylalanine--tRNA ligase subunit beta gives MRIAYSILKRFLKGLDLPPQELAALLIEQGLVVEKILRAEDVFIFPLYVGTLEEARKGMLHSECLIKVKEKIVPVKVKNWGVPQIGKKVLVSVREGTPSFSLVAGEEKEILEFLIVLPDAFPEGVDISRFLFEHEVIMDLEITPNRGDCLSIAGIARDLSAKLDLDWEVPEIEYRETEISSPLTLRDEDFDLCPYYTGKFIANVTVKPSSWDIVRDLYLLGLRPINNVVDITNLVMMETGQPLHAFDASCITDNLVVVRRAKAGEKIVTIDGIQRLLSDGMLVIADGRSPIGIAGIMGGRSTEVSPATNEVFLESALFNRISVRRTSRALGLRTEASARFERGVDPRGVQYASKRVLSLLSKERDVQIAREWAIAGEPPCFEKTVQVFPEKINQILSCQVETERMIRILERLGFVVIERTDEEFTVRVPSFRADVATMVDIAEEIGRINGYEQIQLSSPSFPFDPGDPERNYALEQKLRTFLVSRGLKEAVTLSLVDPKTVQTLGIVIEQLVAVKNPLSQDQSFLRSQILLSLLEVLRLNFGRGRNHFGLFEVGKVFYPSGKAENPWGEELRLGVALCGNLLPLLWWKGAQVDFFVLKGLTEEILEVMGVDLGIVRFLPWNDIVPGFEENEAFVLKSSQGNLLGWGGKLSERMLWEFDVRGMLYYLELRLEEVFGLVEGAISAVRGAILFPAIVRDISVVVDKDLSWNAIEEKVREVMAKEAMAIEGVEIFDIFEGKPLPQDKKGLSFRCVFRSWEKTLNDEAVEVWIQKIKEEIKKMRGVHLREEFVRS, from the coding sequence ATGCGAATTGCCTACTCCATTTTGAAACGGTTTCTCAAAGGGCTTGATCTCCCTCCCCAGGAACTTGCCGCACTCCTCATTGAACAGGGACTGGTGGTGGAAAAAATTCTTCGTGCCGAGGACGTTTTCATCTTTCCCCTCTATGTAGGGACCCTGGAAGAAGCGAGAAAGGGTATGCTCCATTCAGAATGCCTGATAAAGGTGAAGGAAAAGATCGTTCCTGTGAAGGTCAAAAACTGGGGAGTACCTCAAATTGGAAAGAAGGTTCTGGTCTCTGTCCGGGAAGGAACTCCTTCTTTTTCTTTGGTAGCGGGGGAAGAGAAAGAAATCCTTGAATTTCTCATTGTACTTCCTGATGCGTTTCCGGAAGGAGTAGATATTTCCCGTTTTCTCTTTGAGCACGAGGTGATAATGGACCTCGAAATTACACCCAATCGCGGTGATTGCCTCTCGATAGCGGGAATCGCTCGGGATCTCTCGGCAAAACTCGATCTCGACTGGGAGGTACCAGAGATAGAATATCGAGAGACCGAAATTTCCTCTCCGTTGACCTTGCGGGACGAGGATTTTGACCTTTGTCCCTATTATACTGGAAAGTTTATTGCGAACGTTACGGTAAAACCTTCTTCCTGGGATATTGTAAGAGACCTTTACCTTTTGGGGCTTCGGCCTATCAACAATGTGGTTGACATTACCAATCTCGTTATGATGGAAACCGGTCAGCCTCTTCACGCTTTTGATGCTTCTTGTATTACCGATAACTTGGTAGTGGTCCGCCGGGCAAAAGCGGGAGAAAAAATTGTTACCATCGATGGTATCCAGAGATTGCTTTCTGATGGGATGCTGGTTATTGCTGATGGTCGTTCTCCGATAGGCATTGCGGGAATCATGGGGGGACGAAGTACCGAGGTTTCTCCTGCGACAAACGAGGTGTTCTTGGAATCAGCGCTTTTTAATCGGATTTCCGTTCGAAGGACTTCCAGGGCACTCGGCCTACGAACGGAGGCTTCAGCCCGTTTTGAACGCGGGGTTGATCCTCGAGGGGTGCAGTATGCTTCAAAAAGGGTTCTTTCGCTTCTTTCGAAAGAACGAGACGTCCAGATTGCCAGAGAATGGGCCATAGCTGGAGAACCACCCTGTTTTGAAAAAACGGTCCAGGTTTTTCCGGAAAAAATCAACCAGATTTTAAGCTGTCAGGTAGAGACTGAGAGAATGATTCGGATTCTGGAGCGGTTGGGTTTTGTGGTGATAGAACGTACCGACGAGGAATTTACGGTGAGGGTTCCCAGTTTCCGGGCCGATGTGGCCACTATGGTTGACATTGCCGAGGAAATCGGGAGAATCAATGGATATGAGCAGATTCAACTTTCTTCTCCAAGTTTTCCTTTTGACCCTGGAGATCCAGAAAGAAATTATGCGCTCGAACAGAAATTGAGAACCTTTCTGGTTTCTCGAGGTTTAAAGGAGGCTGTGACCCTCTCTTTGGTAGACCCCAAGACGGTGCAGACTTTGGGAATCGTGATTGAACAGCTTGTGGCGGTTAAAAATCCTCTTTCTCAGGACCAGTCTTTTCTCCGTTCACAGATTTTACTTTCTCTTCTGGAAGTTCTTCGCTTAAATTTTGGGAGAGGGCGCAATCACTTCGGTCTTTTCGAAGTGGGAAAAGTTTTTTACCCTTCGGGAAAAGCAGAAAATCCCTGGGGAGAGGAACTCAGGTTAGGAGTAGCGCTCTGCGGAAATCTTTTGCCTCTTCTTTGGTGGAAAGGTGCTCAGGTCGACTTTTTTGTCCTCAAAGGCCTTACGGAAGAGATCCTTGAGGTAATGGGAGTGGACTTGGGAATAGTTCGATTTCTTCCCTGGAATGACATCGTACCTGGCTTTGAAGAAAACGAGGCTTTTGTTCTTAAGTCTTCCCAGGGGAATCTCCTGGGGTGGGGTGGGAAACTGTCTGAAAGAATGCTCTGGGAATTCGATGTCCGGGGAATGTTGTATTATCTGGAACTCAGGTTAGAGGAGGTTTTCGGCCTGGTTGAGGGTGCGATTTCAGCTGTAAGAGGGGCGATCCTCTTTCCTGCCATTGTCAGGGATATTTCGGTTGTAGTGGACAAAGATCTTTCCTGGAATGCGATTGAAGAAAAAGTTCGTGAAGTGATGGCAAAGGAAGCGATGGCGATAGAGGGTGTGGAAATCTTTGATATTTTTGAAGGGAAACCTCTTCCTCAGGATAAAAAGGGATTGTCCTTCCGCTGTGTCTTTCGTTCCTGGGAAAAGACGCTGAATGATGAGGCAGTGGAAGTCTGGATTCAAAAAATCAAAGAGGAGATCAAGAAAATGAGGGGTGTTCATCTCCGGGAGGAATTTGTGCGCTCTTGA
- a CDS encoding phenylalanine--tRNA ligase subunit alpha: protein MLEKYFSDFQENLARAETLDALNRIKGQYLGRKSMMGDFLAQLRGLSPEEKRVWGQKLNEIKNRMEEDWKKKYEWLAFAKGKSSSCIDITLPGKRQWVGSFHPVLIVRDQILSIFQSLGFRIESGPEVESDFYNFEALNIPPDHPTRDDQDSFYLSPGWLLRTHTSPGQIRAMKKLIPPFKVVVPGRCYRRDAFDATHSPMFHQIEGLVVAPSVSMGDLKGTVEIFVRRFFGLQRKVRFRPSYFPFTEPSAEVDVSCGVCQGKGCRSCGYSGWLEIMGAGLVHPQVFEKVGYDPERVRGFAFGMGVERITMLSFGITDIRWFLENDVNFLEQFKALR from the coding sequence ATGCTGGAAAAGTATTTTTCTGATTTTCAGGAAAACTTGGCGAGAGCGGAAACGCTTGATGCGTTGAATCGGATCAAGGGTCAATATCTAGGACGGAAAAGTATGATGGGGGATTTTTTGGCGCAACTCCGAGGTCTTTCGCCGGAAGAAAAAAGAGTATGGGGACAAAAGCTGAACGAGATCAAAAACCGGATGGAAGAAGATTGGAAGAAAAAATACGAGTGGCTGGCCTTTGCAAAAGGGAAATCGTCATCATGTATTGATATTACATTACCTGGAAAAAGGCAATGGGTGGGTTCTTTTCATCCTGTTCTTATTGTCCGAGATCAGATTTTATCGATTTTTCAAAGTCTGGGTTTTCGAATTGAAAGTGGACCGGAGGTTGAGAGTGATTTCTATAATTTTGAAGCACTGAACATTCCTCCAGATCACCCTACCCGTGATGATCAGGATTCTTTTTATCTCTCTCCCGGTTGGCTTTTACGCACTCATACCTCTCCTGGGCAGATACGAGCCATGAAAAAACTGATTCCTCCTTTTAAAGTGGTGGTTCCGGGAAGGTGTTATCGTCGAGATGCTTTTGATGCTACTCATAGTCCCATGTTTCATCAGATCGAAGGGCTGGTGGTGGCTCCTTCTGTGAGCATGGGGGATCTCAAGGGTACGGTGGAAATATTCGTGCGACGCTTTTTTGGTCTTCAGCGGAAAGTTCGTTTTCGGCCCAGTTATTTCCCTTTTACGGAGCCCAGCGCTGAGGTGGATGTCTCATGTGGAGTCTGTCAGGGGAAAGGATGTCGGTCCTGTGGATACAGCGGGTGGTTGGAAATCATGGGGGCAGGTTTGGTGCATCCCCAGGTTTTTGAAAAAGTGGGCTATGACCCTGAAAGGGTTAGGGGTTTTGCTTTTGGTATGGGAGTGGAAAGAATCACCATGTTGAGTTTTGGTATAACTGACATCCGTTGGTTTCTGGAGAACGATGTCAATTTTTTGGAACAATTTAAAGCGTTGCGATAG
- the rplT gene encoding 50S ribosomal protein L20 has protein sequence MTRVKMNVASRERRKKIMKMAKGYRGARSRSYKRAKEQVMKSLAYAYRDRRNRKRDFRRLWIVRINAFVRSQGMTYSQFMGALKKAGIQLNRKVLANLSVEHPEALSELLKVAAEQR, from the coding sequence ATGACCAGAGTAAAAATGAATGTGGCTTCCAGAGAGAGAAGGAAAAAGATTATGAAAATGGCCAAGGGTTATCGTGGTGCCCGTTCTCGCTCTTACAAGAGAGCCAAAGAACAGGTTATGAAATCCCTGGCCTATGCGTACCGGGATCGGAGAAACCGGAAAAGAGATTTTCGCCGGTTGTGGATCGTCAGGATTAACGCGTTCGTGCGGAGTCAAGGAATGACATATAGCCAGTTCATGGGAGCTCTGAAGAAAGCAGGTATTCAGTTAAACCGGAAAGTTTTGGCAAATTTATCCGTTGAGCATCCTGAAGCCCTTTCTGAGCTCCTGAAGGTGGCTGCGGAACAGCGTTAG
- the rpmI gene encoding 50S ribosomal protein L35: MPKMKTHRGAAKRFKVTGSGKVKRAQAGKSHLLSSKKRDRKRRLRHTVIVHSAEEKRISTLLPYA, encoded by the coding sequence ATGCCAAAAATGAAGACCCATCGGGGAGCTGCGAAGCGCTTTAAAGTTACTGGTTCAGGAAAAGTAAAAAGAGCGCAGGCAGGAAAGAGCCATCTCCTTTCTTCGAAGAAAAGGGATCGGAAAAGGAGATTGCGTCACACAGTCATTGTGCATTCTGCAGAAGAGAAGAGAATCTCAACTCTTCTTCCTTATGCGTAG
- the infC gene encoding translation initiation factor IF-3, producing the protein MEVKYRVNHEIGAREVRLISPEGSQIGIVPLKKALQMAEELGLDLVEVGPDANPPVCKIMDYGKFRYEKEKKAKLSRKKQKISELKELNIRPKIDEHDYQVKIKNALRFLNDGDRVKIIVRFRGREEAFKERGRDLLGRIIEDLKEISKVEQDIKSEGSSLTITLAPKK; encoded by the coding sequence ATCGAGGTAAAATACCGCGTTAACCACGAGATCGGAGCGCGGGAGGTGCGGTTGATTTCTCCTGAGGGAAGCCAGATTGGAATTGTTCCATTGAAAAAGGCCTTGCAGATGGCTGAGGAGCTGGGTCTTGATTTAGTTGAGGTTGGTCCAGATGCGAATCCTCCGGTTTGCAAGATTATGGATTATGGGAAGTTCCGTTATGAGAAGGAGAAAAAGGCAAAACTTTCCCGCAAAAAGCAAAAAATTTCGGAGTTAAAAGAATTGAATATTCGACCAAAGATCGATGAACACGATTACCAGGTTAAAATCAAGAATGCACTCCGTTTTTTGAACGACGGTGATCGGGTCAAGATTATCGTCAGGTTCCGGGGACGCGAAGAAGCGTTCAAAGAGAGAGGAAGGGACCTTTTGGGCCGTATCATCGAAGATCTCAAAGAAATCAGTAAGGTGGAGCAAGATATAAAGAGCGAGGGGTCCAGCTTGACAATTACCCTAGCACCCAAAAAATGA
- a CDS encoding oligopeptide/dipeptide ABC transporter ATP-binding protein — protein sequence MSDSVILKIENLKKYFPIRAGVFRKIIAWVKAVDGVSFEVLGGESLGIVGESGCGKSTLGMTIIRLYEPTEGKIFFNGQEISCLPSSRLRPIRKEIQMIFQDPFSSLNPRMTIGAIIEEGMAVHGISSSQERALRVRDILERVGLSGNYLRRYPHEFSGGQRQRIGIARAIILHPRLIIADEAVSSLDVSIRSQILNLMSELKEEYHLTYLFISHDLAVVKQICDRVLVMYLGKVVEIAGKNDLFSRPLHPYTVALVSAVPVPDPDYKVDRVILKGDVPSPIKPPSGCRFHPRCPVVQDICHVVEPPLREVEAGCWVACHFPGSLQLKRVQSARVKC from the coding sequence ATGTCAGACTCGGTGATTCTTAAGATTGAGAACCTTAAAAAATATTTTCCTATCCGTGCAGGTGTATTTAGGAAGATAATAGCCTGGGTCAAAGCTGTGGATGGGGTAAGTTTTGAAGTCTTAGGTGGTGAGAGCTTGGGGATTGTAGGAGAATCTGGGTGTGGCAAAAGTACCCTAGGTATGACTATCATACGCCTTTATGAGCCGACTGAGGGAAAGATTTTCTTTAATGGGCAGGAGATCTCGTGTCTTCCATCTTCTCGTCTCCGCCCTATCCGAAAAGAGATACAGATGATCTTTCAGGACCCTTTTAGTTCACTGAACCCCCGGATGACTATTGGTGCCATCATCGAAGAAGGAATGGCGGTACACGGGATCAGTTCATCCCAGGAAAGGGCATTGAGGGTGCGGGACATTCTGGAAAGGGTAGGCCTTTCGGGAAATTACCTTCGAAGATACCCTCACGAGTTTTCTGGAGGACAGAGACAACGCATTGGTATCGCTCGGGCTATTATTCTTCATCCTCGCCTTATTATTGCTGATGAGGCCGTTTCTTCGCTGGATGTTTCGATTCGTTCGCAAATTCTTAACCTGATGAGTGAGTTGAAAGAAGAGTATCACCTGACGTATCTTTTCATCTCTCATGATCTGGCGGTGGTTAAGCAAATCTGTGACCGGGTACTGGTCATGTATCTGGGAAAGGTGGTGGAAATTGCTGGAAAAAACGACCTCTTTTCCCGACCGTTACATCCTTACACGGTGGCGCTGGTTTCCGCGGTCCCTGTTCCTGACCCGGATTATAAAGTGGATCGGGTCATCCTGAAGGGAGATGTTCCGAGCCCCATTAAGCCTCCTTCGGGATGTCGTTTTCACCCTCGCTGTCCGGTCGTTCAGGACATTTGCCATGTGGTGGAACCACCCCTGCGAGAGGTTGAGGCAGGGTGCTGGGTTGCCTGTCACTTTCCTGGAAGTCTTCAATTAAAAAGAGTACAATCAGCCAGGGTGAAGTGTTGA
- a CDS encoding ABC transporter ATP-binding protein: MFLTPGLECSGGEKVFQEKLLEVRDLRVYFYDDEKRELKAVDGVSFSVGKGETLALVGESGCGKSVTSLAILRLVDPKGKISGGEIIFKGQNLLLLPEPKMREIRGKDIAMIFQEPASALNPVYTVGDQILEAIMLHQKLSPAKAREVALEMLRLVGIPEPEKRLDEYPHELSGGMKQRAMIAMALSCHPQLLIADEPTTSLDVTIQAQILELMRELQKRLGMALILITHDLGIVADMAERVVVMYAGKVVEEGNRFEIFKNPLHPYTVGLLKSIPRLDVEQKKLDTIPGVVPEPSSFPLGCRFRGRCTFETGACIQEPPKASLSNTHAVYCHHWEKVRNAMPEVLKECQTR, from the coding sequence ATGTTTTTGACCCCCGGCTTAGAATGTAGTGGAGGAGAAAAGGTGTTCCAGGAAAAATTGCTTGAGGTCAGAGATTTACGGGTTTATTTCTACGATGACGAGAAAAGAGAATTAAAAGCGGTTGATGGAGTGAGTTTCAGTGTGGGAAAAGGCGAGACGCTTGCTCTGGTCGGTGAGTCTGGCTGTGGGAAAAGTGTGACTTCTTTAGCTATTTTGCGACTAGTCGATCCCAAGGGAAAGATTAGCGGAGGAGAGATTATTTTCAAAGGTCAAAATCTCTTGCTTTTGCCTGAACCAAAGATGAGGGAAATTCGGGGGAAAGACATCGCCATGATTTTTCAGGAACCCGCATCGGCTTTGAATCCTGTTTACACCGTAGGAGACCAAATTCTGGAAGCCATTATGCTGCACCAGAAACTTTCTCCTGCAAAAGCGAGGGAGGTGGCTTTGGAGATGCTTCGTCTGGTGGGAATCCCAGAACCGGAGAAGAGGCTGGACGAATACCCCCATGAACTGTCTGGGGGTATGAAGCAGAGAGCCATGATTGCCATGGCTCTTTCCTGCCACCCACAGCTTTTGATTGCTGATGAACCCACCACTTCGCTTGATGTCACAATTCAGGCTCAGATTCTGGAATTGATGCGAGAATTACAGAAAAGGCTGGGTATGGCGTTGATTTTGATTACCCATGACCTTGGTATTGTGGCTGACATGGCTGAAAGAGTAGTTGTGATGTATGCAGGAAAGGTGGTTGAAGAAGGAAATCGTTTTGAAATTTTTAAGAATCCGCTTCATCCTTATACGGTGGGTCTCTTGAAATCGATCCCCCGTCTGGATGTGGAACAAAAAAAGCTTGACACCATTCCTGGAGTGGTTCCGGAACCGTCTTCGTTTCCCCTAGGTTGTCGTTTTCGGGGGCGATGTACCTTTGAAACCGGAGCGTGTATCCAGGAACCTCCAAAAGCATCACTCAGTAACACGCATGCCGTCTATTGCCACCACTGGGAAAAGGTTCGAAATGCGATGCCTGAGGTTTTGAAGGAATGTCAGACTCGGTGA
- a CDS encoding ABC transporter permease, whose protein sequence is MKKETKRLLKKFFSNFSACLGFVLLIFFFIVAMGAPYIAPPKSTRDPYMMPIVTWSSNPLPPSPEHPFGVAGKRDIFYGVVWGTRTAFRIGIVVTVISTLIGLAVGSVAGYFGKMVDEILMRITDIFMAIPFLVAAIVLATILGAGLDKVIIALVVFSWMYPARLVRGNILQVKEEQFVMAAKALGVSDFMIILRHVLPNSIFPVLIQASMRMGSLVITAAALSFLGIGAPQGYADWGALLNYARNWMMGSQGEALRYWYMTVFPGLAMVLFVLAWNLVGDALRDVFDPRLRM, encoded by the coding sequence GTGAAAAAAGAAACAAAGCGCCTGCTCAAAAAGTTTTTTTCCAACTTTTCTGCCTGTTTGGGTTTTGTGTTGCTGATTTTTTTCTTTATTGTGGCGATGGGAGCACCGTATATTGCTCCGCCAAAATCGACTCGAGATCCCTATATGATGCCCATAGTTACCTGGAGTTCTAATCCTCTTCCTCCTTCCCCGGAGCATCCTTTTGGGGTAGCAGGGAAAAGAGACATTTTTTATGGGGTGGTGTGGGGAACCCGAACTGCCTTTCGCATTGGAATTGTGGTGACGGTGATTTCGACGTTGATTGGCCTTGCAGTGGGTTCGGTAGCAGGGTACTTTGGGAAGATGGTTGATGAAATATTAATGCGTATTACTGATATCTTTATGGCCATTCCTTTTCTGGTTGCGGCTATTGTCCTGGCCACGATCCTGGGAGCTGGCCTTGATAAGGTAATCATTGCCCTCGTTGTGTTTAGCTGGATGTACCCAGCACGTTTGGTGCGAGGAAACATCCTTCAGGTAAAAGAAGAACAGTTTGTCATGGCAGCAAAAGCCTTGGGTGTGAGTGATTTCATGATTATTCTTCGTCATGTTCTTCCTAATAGCATTTTTCCGGTTCTCATCCAGGCATCCATGCGCATGGGGTCTCTGGTGATCACCGCTGCAGCGTTGAGCTTTCTGGGTATCGGGGCGCCACAGGGATATGCTGATTGGGGAGCACTGTTGAATTATGCTCGTAACTGGATGATGGGGAGTCAAGGGGAGGCGTTGCGTTACTGGTATATGACGGTTTTCCCGGGGCTGGCGATGGTTTTGTTTGTTTTGGCCTGGAACCTGGTGGGAGACGCCTTGCGTGATGTTTTTGACCCCCGGCTTAGAATGTAG